The DNA sequence GCGTGAGCGGCTCAGTGCGGAAGATGCGCAAGCCCAGGGCGAGGTCGAGCTGTACCGCGGCATCGTCTCGATCTACAAGGCCCTGGGCGGCGGCTGGCAACCGGAGACCGTCGCCAGCGCCCGCTGATTCGACCTGTTTCAACGACTCCTTTGGTTGGCACCTCCCCCAACCGTTTGCCCCGCAGGCGAAGGCCCGCGGGGCTTTTTTATGGTCCGGGGGGTATATCGGGCGCTCGATTTCCGCCCCACCGCTAAACTCGAGCCAGGCACCTGACAGCCCCCACCCGGTTGCATTTCCCCCCCACCTGCCCCAAGCTCTGCCCTTCCCGCCGCCACGGATCGTCCGATGCCCAGACGCAACCGCTACCTGATCGCCCTGCTGCTGTTGATCCTGGTATCGGCCCTGTTCGGATACTTGTGGCGCGACGACCAGCCAGCCCCGCCACCCTTGCCTGCACACAGCTATGCCAAGGCCTTGCGCCAGGCCCACGAAGGCCAGCCCGGCGCTGCGCGGGTGCTGTACCAGCAGCTGCAACGCAATGATCTGCCTGCGGTTCGGCGTGCCGCCTTGTACGCCGAATTGCCCAACTATCCTTCGCCGCAGGCATTGAAACTTGCCCGCCAGGACCTCGACCACGGCGACCCTCTGGTACGGCGGGCGGCCATCGCCAGCATCCGCCGTCTGCTGCCTGCGGCGCAGCGTAGCCTGGTGCTCGGCCCGCTGCTGGATGACGACGAGCAAAGCGTGCGCTTTGCCGCCGTGGACGCCCTGCTAGGCCTCGACCCGGAAGCCATCGGCCTGTATTTCGGCCCGCTGCAGGCCACCCTCGAACAGTATCAACAGGCCCTGGAGGAACAGCCCGAGGATACTGACGCCCAAGTACACCTGGCGCGCCTGTACCTGCACGAAAACGACTACACGCACGCCGCCGCGGCCCTGCAGCGCGCCCTGGCGGTAGCCCCCGGCAACCTCGATGCATTGGCGACCCAGGTCCGCCTGCTGGAACGCCAGGGTCATCACGATGCCTCGCGGCAAGTCCTGGCCAAGGCCCTGGCTCTCAGCCCCGACTCGGCGTTCTTGCAGTACGAGCTAGGCCTCTGGCTCAACCGCCACGAACAGCGTGAATACGCCCTGCTGGCCTTGTCCCGTGCGGTCGAGCTGGACCCGGACAACACCGACTACCGCTACACCCTGGCGATCACCCTGCATGAACTGGAACAGTACGATGCGGCGCAAAAACAACTGGAAACCGTGATCAACCGGCAGCCGGCCAATCGCCGGGCACGAGTGTTGCTCATCCAGTACTGGAAAGAAACCGGCCAGTTGCAGAATGTGCAGGTGCTGCTGGCGGAACTGGAACAGCAGAACCCGGACGACCCTGTGTTGCAACAGGGCCTGTAGGCAATGTTGCAACTGGGTTGAACCCCCAGACCGTGGCCACGGTCCAGTGGGTATCGGACCACCCTTATCGGAGTAACGTTTTGGCCAGTTCGTTGGCGCTGGACGAACGTGCCTTGATCCTGGCGCCGTCGCCGTTAGCCGCAGACATCGCTCGGTTGCTCGCCGGTGCCGGCATCGATAACCTGTGCGCGCTGGACCTGGCCCAACTGCAGGCGGGACTGGCTGAAGGCGCAGGCCTGGCGTTCATTGCCGAGCAAGTCTTCGACCCAGGCCCGAGTCCGTTGCTGCAAGCGTTCCTCGACCAGCAACCCAACTGGTCGGACCTGCCCATCGTGCTGCTCACCCAGGGCGATCGCAGCGTCACGGCTTCGTGTCACCTTCCGCAAGGCAATCTGATGCGGCTGGCTGTACCGTTCGAAGACGCTCAGCTGCTGCAGATGGCCCAGTTCGCGCTGCGCAACCGACGCCGACAGTACCTGGTACGCGACCAATTGCTTGACCTGCAGCTACGCCTGCAAGCTCAGGGCATAACGCCCGGCGAGGCCCGAGAGCGTAGCGAGTTCGCCCGCCACCAAGCGCGTAAAATGGAAGCCATCGGGCAATTGGCCGGAGGGGTCGCACATGATTTCAACAACCTGCTCACCAGCATCGGCGGCAGTCTCGAACTGATCGAGCGACGCCTGCAGCAAGGCCGCAGCGACGGCGTGGACACCATGCTGCGCATGGGCCGCGAAGCGGTGTCACGCGCCAGCCGGCTGACCCACCGGCTACTGGCGTTCTCTTCCCGGCAATCGCTGCACAGCCAGCGCGTCGACCTGCACGCTCTGCTCCAATCGAAGCGCCTGATGGCCTGCGTGAGCCCAGCCGTGACGCTGCAGGTGGACATCGCCCAGAGCTTGTGGCCTGTCGAAGCCGATGGCGCGCAATTACAGGAAGCCCTCGACAACCTGCTACTCAATGCCTGCGAAGCCATGCCCAGTGGTGGCCACCTGCGCATCGAGGCGAGTAACCAGTCTATTGGTGCCGGGCATGTCACTGACGGTGCCCTGTGTGCCGGTGACTATGTGCGCCTGCGTGTCATCGATGACGGCCAGGGCATGGCGCAGAGGACGCTGGAGCACGCTTTCGAGCCGTTCTTCAGTACCAAGGCGATCGGCCAGGGTATCGGCCTGGGCTTGTCGATGGTGTACGGTTTCAGCAAGCAGTCACGCGGACATGTCACCCTGCATAGCCAGATCGGCCAAGGGACCCAGGTTGAACTGTACCTGCCGCGCCACCTGGGCCAAGCCCAGGCGTCGGATGAGCCGATGCTGCCCGTGCAGAATGGTCGGGGCCGTCGCGTGCTGGTGGTCGAAGATGATCCGGATGTGCGCCAATTGCTGTGCCAGGCCATGCGCGAAAATGGCTGCGCCTGCCACAGTGCCGCGAATGCCAGTGACGGGCTGAAGGTACTGCGCTCGACCCGACACGTTGACCTGCTGCTCACTGATGTCGGCCTGCCGGGCATGAACGGCCGTCAACTGGCCGAGATTGCCCGTAACCTGCGCCCGAGCTTGTCGGTTCTGTTCATTACCGGCTACGCGGAAACGGCCATGGCCCGGGACGGGTTCCTGGAAGCAGGCATGCACCTCCTGGGCAAACCGTTCGAACTGCAGGCATTGCAGACGCTGGTAAACCAGATTCTGGGACGGCCCTGAGCTGATTGTTTTACTCATCGAGCAGGCGCAGTGCCTCGTCCGCCAGGTCCGCCAACGAAAACGGTTTGTTCATCAATGCCGTGCCTGGCTGTTCGAGCAACTGCGCCTCGATCTGCTGGTCTGCGTACCCGGTGATGAACAGGATCTTCTGCTGTGGAAGCTGCATGCGCATGGCCTTGGCCACTTGTCGCCCACTGAAACCACCCAGCAGACCGATGTCGGTAATCACCAGGTCGAACAGGCCGTCATGGCGGAAGCGCTCCAGCGCAGTATTGGCGTCGCCGGCCTCAGTGATGTCGAAACCACGCTCGGCCAGGTACTCGCGCATGACCGCGCGCAAGCCCAGCTCGTCATCAACCAGGAGCAAGCGCTCGCCGCGTGACATACGTTGTGCGCGCTGTACCACCCGAGGCACCTCGGGAACCGGCTCACGGCACCTTGGAAACAGCATGGAGACCCGGGTGCCCTGGTTCGGCGCCGATTCGATCCAGGCATAGCCCCCCGACTGGCCGACGAAGCCATACACCATCGACAAGCCAAGCCCGGACCCACGCCCGATGGGTTTGCTGGTGAAAAACGGCTCAAAGGCCCTGGCAATGTCCGCTGCCGCCATGCCATGACCATCATCCTCGACATGCAAGGCGACATAGTCGCCCGGCGGCAGACCCTGTTCGTCAGGGAACCAGGCCGTCAGCCGCCTGTTGACGCTACGCACTGTGACATTGCCCCGCTCCAGACAGGCTTCGCGCGCATTGGTGCAGAGGTTGATCAAGGCATTTTCGAGTTGGACGACATCGAGGCATACCGCCCACGGTGTAACATCCAGCTGCCAGTGCAGGCACATCTCTGCGCCCAGTGCCCTGAGCAGCAGCGGCTCACTCAGGCGCAGCTGCCGGTTGAAATCCAGCGGCTTCGGCGCCAGCGGCTGATGGCGCGAAAATGCCAGCAGGCGATGGGTCAGCTCCATGGCGCGCTGCACCGAATCGCGCGCCACTTCCACATAGGCCTCGACCCGTTCCAGGCGCCCTTCCTGAAAGCGGCGCTGCAACAGTTCGAGGCTACCGCCGATACCGGACAGCAAATTGTTCATTTCATGGCCGATACCGGACAGCAAATTGTTCATTTCATGGCCGATGCCCCCGGCCAACTGGCCAACCACCTCCAGGCGCTGGTGGTTGCGCAGCAGTGCTTCGGATTGACGAGCGGCTTCCTCACGGTCCTCGGTGATGTCCCGGCCGACCGCAGTCAGCAGGCTGCCATCGAAACGCGCGCTCCAGCGAAACCAGTGATAATGGCCGTCGCGGTGGCGCAGGCGGGTCTCTATCTGCTCGGTGTTGCGGTACTGCAGGAGCCCGCTGACGGCCACCTGCACCTCTGCCCGGTCGGCCGGATGCACCAGGTCCAGCACCAGCGCATCGCGCACTTGCTCCTCGCTCCAGCCCAGGATGCGGTACCAGGCGGGGTTGGCGGCACACATCCTCAGTTCGGGAGTAACGGTCATCATCGCGTCACGCGACAGCTGCCAGAACTGCTCGCGCTCAGCCACATGCCGCTCGATCTGCAATTCGAAACTGCGTGCCTGTTCGCGCCAATGACGGTGGACCTCGACGTCGGTGGCGGTCTCGATCACGGTGTGCAGGAACCCCGCCACACTGCCCAGCTCATCGTGCAACGGGGCATAGCCGAACGCACACCAAAGTGCCTCGGTACCGGCATTGCAGGCGATACGCAGCGGGGGATCCT is a window from the Pseudomonas anuradhapurensis genome containing:
- a CDS encoding HEAT repeat domain-containing protein, with amino-acid sequence MPRRNRYLIALLLLILVSALFGYLWRDDQPAPPPLPAHSYAKALRQAHEGQPGAARVLYQQLQRNDLPAVRRAALYAELPNYPSPQALKLARQDLDHGDPLVRRAAIASIRRLLPAAQRSLVLGPLLDDDEQSVRFAAVDALLGLDPEAIGLYFGPLQATLEQYQQALEEQPEDTDAQVHLARLYLHENDYTHAAAALQRALAVAPGNLDALATQVRLLERQGHHDASRQVLAKALALSPDSAFLQYELGLWLNRHEQREYALLALSRAVELDPDNTDYRYTLAITLHELEQYDAAQKQLETVINRQPANRRARVLLIQYWKETGQLQNVQVLLAELEQQNPDDPVLQQGL
- a CDS encoding response regulator, giving the protein MASSLALDERALILAPSPLAADIARLLAGAGIDNLCALDLAQLQAGLAEGAGLAFIAEQVFDPGPSPLLQAFLDQQPNWSDLPIVLLTQGDRSVTASCHLPQGNLMRLAVPFEDAQLLQMAQFALRNRRRQYLVRDQLLDLQLRLQAQGITPGEARERSEFARHQARKMEAIGQLAGGVAHDFNNLLTSIGGSLELIERRLQQGRSDGVDTMLRMGREAVSRASRLTHRLLAFSSRQSLHSQRVDLHALLQSKRLMACVSPAVTLQVDIAQSLWPVEADGAQLQEALDNLLLNACEAMPSGGHLRIEASNQSIGAGHVTDGALCAGDYVRLRVIDDGQGMAQRTLEHAFEPFFSTKAIGQGIGLGLSMVYGFSKQSRGHVTLHSQIGQGTQVELYLPRHLGQAQASDEPMLPVQNGRGRRVLVVEDDPDVRQLLCQAMRENGCACHSAANASDGLKVLRSTRHVDLLLTDVGLPGMNGRQLAEIARNLRPSLSVLFITGYAETAMARDGFLEAGMHLLGKPFELQALQTLVNQILGRP